In Acidisarcina polymorpha, the DNA window GCTGAGGGAATTCCCGGGGTAACTTGCGCCGGAGTAAAGACACAGGTCACCGAGGCATAAGGAACTCCAGAACAGGATAGGGAAACCGCCTGGGCGAAGCCGTTCTCTGGCGTTGCCGTGATGACTGTACTTACCGGAACTCCGGCTGGCGTTTTTAAAGAAGACGCGCTCGCGCTGAGGGTAAATCCCGGAACTCCGGAAGCCAGGGAATTGACTGTTGAAGGCGCGGAGCTTGACGCCGAATGACTGTCATCGCCTTCATACACGGCGGTGATCTTCTGTTCGCCCAAGGGCAGAGCGTCGACTGAATAAGTAGCTTTGCCCTCGCTGTCGAGAACCGCCGAGCCGAGTGACCGGTCGCCATCCATGAAACTGACGCTTCCGCTCGGTAGCGGGGCGCCGTCGGCGCCGGCCGCGGCTTGCACGCTAAAGGTCGCCTGGGTGCGGCTTGCTCCCTCGAGAGTCGAGACACTCAACTCGATACGGGATGGTGTTTTCTCCGTCTTCGCTGTCTGGCCCACGGCGACCAGTGGCAGGATGACAGATAACCAACAGAATCCGGTCATCAACTTGATAACGGCGGACATCCGGGGAAATGCCCGGCCTGATGGAAGTCCAACTTCCGATTGCAAACGACTGACGATTCCTGCCTGGTACTTGCAAAGTTCTAAGCTGCTCGACTTCAAATCCATCCCTCAACCTGGAGCACACGCCACTCTCGTCCAAGGACCTTTCGATCCTCAAAGCTGGTGACTCAAACTGTATTGTATCTGCGTCAGGCGCAAACGCACCGCACCTCTGACCGGGAAAGCTGTTGGGGCAGACGATCGGAGCAGTGGTCAGCCGCCTATCGAGCGGTTACCGCAGTAACTCTGTCGCTAATGCCCTCGACATATACACTTCTTGTAGCCGCTCGGTTCACATCCCTTAGAGAGAATCCAGAGTGACGGCGGTGCTCCGCAAGCAGCCTTGACTTCAACCGCTTTCCAACCAACCGCTTTCCAATGGAGAGCGTGTCCCGGGATTTTGATCCTGGTGTTTCCGACAACACAGCAGTTTTGAGGAGATCCTTTGCGCTTTCTATCCGCGTCCGCACAAAGAAGTGTCTTTTGCCAGCTAGCTTTGCCGTTGCTTGTCTTAACGCCGGCCTCGATCGCTCTTGCCCAGCTGCCTGGCGGGATGCATGCCATGGCCGCTCCCGCTCTCGCTCAGGAATCTTACTCCAGCTTCGCTTCCGCGACACCGGCGGCGGACCCGGCCGACTCGGTCTGCGCGCGCCAGCCGGTTGGATCTGTCATTTCGTCGCCGAGCCAGTTGACCAGCACCAATGGTGTTCTGGAGACGACCTTCTCCTTTAAAAGGGTGGTCGATCAGGCTGGACTGACGCGCTATTGCTACATCTCGAACACCGGCGTCCAGGCCCCTACGTTGCGAGTGAACCCGGGCGATCAGCTCATCATTCACTTCGTGAATGACATCCCCGCCAGCGCAGCGGTCAAGGCCCAGGCCATGCCCGGCATGGTGATGAAGGGTGATGCGGCAGCCGCGGCCAGTAGTGATTGCAGCGCCACGTCGGTCGGCGCCACCTCGACCAACATGCATTTTCACGGCTTGAACGTATCACCGGCATGTCACCAGGATGAGGTCATCCACACCATCATTCAGCCAGGAGCCAGCTTCGACTACACCGTCCAGATTCCCGCGAATGAGCCTTCCGGGATGTACTGGTACCACCCTCATCCGCACGGATTCAGCCAGAGCCAGGTGCTGGGGGGCGCGACCGGGATAATCATCGTTGAGGGAATCCAGAACTTCAATTCCGCGGTGGCCGGCCTGCCGGAACGCATCCTGGTGATTCGCGATCAGGCGCTTACCTCCGCCGAACAGAAGATCTCCGGCGCCCAGCCGGGTGATGACCTCTCGCTCAACTACGTGCCCGTCAACTATCCCAAGTACACGCCCGGTGTCATTCAGACTCCGCCAGCTACCAAGGAATTCTGGAGAGTTGCGAATACTTCGGCTAATTCGCTCATTAATCTTGAAGTCAACATCGGCGCCACGCATCCCACCCTGCAGATTGTCGCCACCGACGGCGTGCCGGTGACTGACGGCAGCGGGAACCCAACCACTCTTTCGGCCCAGAATGTCGTGCTGCCGCCCGGCGCCCGGGTCGAGTTCATCTTAGTCACTCCCAACGCCGGACAGGGCGCCCAGTTGATTGCGCAAACGTGGAACAACGGTCCTCAAGGCGATGCCGACCCGGGCCGGCCGCTGGCCAATATCGTGGCCAGCGCTTCGACCAGCGATGGCGGCCTTCCTCGAACCTCCGGCACACCGGTCACCATCCCGGCCGTTAACCATTCGCTGCCGCCTTTGCGCTTCAAGGCGTTAGATTCGGCCGCGGCGACAGTGCAGCGCAACCTCTACTTCTCGATCAAATCCGATTTCAGCCAGTTCTATATCACCGTCGCCGGTCAGACACCTGCGCCCTTCAGCATGGATGGACCGCCCAACATCACCGTCCACGCGGGCACCGTCGAGCAGTGGACGATCAGCAATCATTCACTGATGGATCACGCCTTCCACATCCATCAGATCCACTTCCGCACCCTCGCCATCAATGGGAGCCCGGTCACCGACTATACCGAGCGCGACACCATCAACGTGCCCCACTGGAGCGGTTCGGGCGCCTACCCAAGCGTGACCCTGCTGATGGACTTTTCTGATCCTGATATCGTCGGCACCTTCGTCTATCACTGCCACATCCTCTCGCACGAAGATCTCGGCATGATGGGCTCGATTCAGGTGCTGCCCTCCACCTCGCCTGCGCCGACGCTTACCAGCATCAGCCGTAAATACGGGGCCTACGGCGCAGTCGTCACCGTCAACGGGACGAATCTCGGCGCCACTCAGGGCAACAGCACGCTCACCTTCAACGGCGTTCCGGCTTCGTCAACGTCCTTCTACACCATGACCTGGTCGAACACCAGCATCACCACCACGGTCCCCGCGCGGGCCACCACCGGCGATGTCGTCGTGACCGTCGCCGGCAATACCAGCAACGGCTTCGGCTTCGTCGTCTACCCCGACCCGGTGATCACCAGGATCTCGCCCACCAGCGGCCCCGCGGGAACTGTCGTCACCGTAACCGGCACCGCCCTCATGGATCCTCAGGGACAAGGTTTGGTGACCCTCAACAACGTCACCGTGCCGTTTACGGGGACGCAGTCGAACACCGCGCTGAGGGTCATCATTCCCAAGGGGGCGACCAGTGGGGAACTGCGCGTTCACGCCTCGGGAGCGGGCGACAGCAACGCCGCTTCTACCTTTACGGTGAACTAAACTACCTATCAACTAAACCGCTAGACAACAGAAATGCCGCGGAGAATCTCCGCGGCATTTGTTGTCTAGCTTCCAAAACTCTCTCAGATCCGCATCGGCATGATGATGTAACGGTAGCGGTATTCATCATCGGCATCCTCGGGACGAACCTGCCCCGCAGACTGCGCGTCTTTGAATTCGAGCCGCACTTCGCCGGCATTCCCGACCGCTCTCAAGAAGTCGATCAGGTAGGAAGAATTGAAGCCGACTACAATCGCATCGAAGTTGTAGGGCGTCTCGATGGTGTCTTCAGATTCGCCCGAGTCGGTCGAGGAGGAGGATATTTTTAGCTCATTCTGCTCCAACCGCATCTTCACCGCGCCCGAACGTTCGTCCGCAAACTGCGCAACCCGCTGGATCGAAGCCATTAAATCTTCGCTGCGCACCACCACGAATTTGTTATTGTCCCGTGGCAACACCGCTTCGTAGTTAGGGAACTGGCCAGTCAGCTTGCGCGAAGTCAGTGTCCGATGCCCAACTTTGAAGAACAAGGTATGGTCGTCATCCGAGAAATCGACGAACTCGGCATCGCTGTTCGAGAGCAGCGATTGCAGCTCCGATAAAGCTTTGCGCGGAATCAGCGTCCGCTTCTCGCCGCTGATATTCGCCAGCGACTCGCCCGTCTTCTCCACATGCGCCAGCCGGTGGCCATCCGTCGCCACCATCGCCAGGCTCTCCGCCTTCAGGATCAGCAGCGCTCCGTTGAGCGTGTAGCGCGACTCTTCGTTCGAAATCGCAAAGATCGTCTTGCCGATCATGTTCTTAAGCGATGCCGAGGGAATCTTGGTGACGCCTGCCTCAGGAAAGGCTGGAACCTGGGGAAAATTCGCGCGCGCCATACCGACCATCTTGGTGTTCGATCGTCCCGAGCGGATCTGTACCCAGTGGTTGTCCATCAGCTTGATCGAGATGTCGCCATCGCCGAGCAGCTTGATGTAGTCGTAGAGTTTGCGCGCAGGAATCGTGCACGCGCCTGGCTTCTTGACCTTTGCCGCACAGGAAGTCTTGATGCTCTGGTCGAGGTCGGTGGCGGTAATCGTCAGCCGGTCGTCAGCGGCTTCGATAAGGAAATTCGACAGGATGGGTATGGTCGTTTTCCGCTCCACCACACTTTGGGTCGCGGTCAGTTCGCGCAGCAACTCAGCGCGACTGACGCTGATCTCCATGGCTCCGCTAGCCACCAGCGGCTTCTCCTGCTCCAACTCTAAGCCCGGCATAGTGCATCGCCCCCTCTTGTCGGTTTGCCACACTCTACACCACTACAGCCGAAAAGGCACACTGGTGTTTATGGCAGACTGCTACTGCCCTCATTCTAGTGAGAATTTTGATGGCCGGCCCTGCGGAAAACTGGTCATTCCGGTGGAAGTCAAGGTCAGAACAGGAAATGAGTTTTCCTGGATCGGGATGGATGGAAGCGCCGTTCTCTATGCCGGCGGCAGTCACCGTCTCCGTCCCAAGAACGACTGCTTTTAAGACTGTTCTTAAAGTCTTATTGAAACCAGTAGCAGTAATAGTTAGCCGTGGATAAGTGGAAACCGAGCCCAAAACCCATGCCACGGCGCTGCTAGTCTATGGCCCGGATTTAGAAATCCTGTCCTCTCAAAAAGCACAATCAGGAAAGTCGGGGCCGGTCTCTCACGGAACCGCCGAGTTTCCCAAGTTCTGCACAGTCTCTCCAAAGAGCCTGGTGTGGAAACCATGCGGTGGAAGTGGAAAGCATGGTCCCGCACACTGGGGATGCGCCAGTGCGCGCGCCCCGCCTTGCACAGAAGACGCATTTTCCTAAGTTTCCTCAACGCTCGGGATGACTCGTGAGACAACAGTTAGGAGAGAGGTTTGAGTCGAGATGCCGGCCACCGCCAAAAGTGAAGCGAAGCCGCAAACTCGGCTGGCCCTGCTGCGGGAGCTTGAAGCGGTCGCCGATGAGCGCAAAGCACAGAGTCATGCCTGGTTTTTCAAAACCGGCAAGGGGGAGTACGGGGAAGGCGACATCTTTCTCGGTATCACCGTTCCCATCGCGCGAAAAATAGCCCTCCGCTATACTCACCTGCCGCTCGCGGAGATAGAGAAGCTGCTCGCCTCGCCTATTCACGAACATCGCTTCGCCGCGCTCGAGATCCTGGTTGTGCAATACGAACGAGGCGACGAGATGCTACGCCAGCAGATTTATGATTTTTACCTGCAGAATACGCGCCGGGCGAACAACTGGGACCTGGTCGACACCTCCGCCCCATACATCGTCGGCGAGCACCTCAGGACGCGGCCGCGGGCCGTTCTCGATCGGCTGGCAGCCTCGTCCATGCTGTGGGAGAGGCGGATCGCCATGGTCGCGACCCTTGGTCTGGTGCGCCACGGAGAAATCAAAGACAGCTTCCGCATCGCCAAGCGGCTCTTCAACGACAAAGAGCCGCTCATTCACAAGGCTACGGGATGGATCCTTCGCGAAGCCGGAAAGGTCTCGCGAGAAGAGCTGATCCAATTTCTCGAAAAGTATGCGGCGAAGATGCCGCGGACGACCTTGCGGTATGCGATTGAGCGGTTTTCGCCGGAGGAGCGGAAGCAGTGGCTGAAGCGCTAGCGTCCCCAGCTCGCACTGCGAAGCAACACTTGCAGGCAGCGCCGTTGTTGACCGGGCCGCGCGTTTGCTTGTTGAGATCTTTGGCTCGAGGGACGCCATCTGCTTTCAAAGACGACGACGGGCCCCGTCCCAGGCGGCCAGCTGCCACTGCACCGAATCCAGTGCGGACGCAATGGCCGTCAGATCGGGAGCGATGAATTCCGGAATCAGTTGTCGAACGCCGGTGACGCTGCCGGACATGAGCCCTTTACCAAGCTCACAGCTGACACGGTGGTTCGCAGGCAGCCTTATTAAGCAGCTTTGACGAGCAACGCCTTGACCCGCGCATTCAGCCGGCTCTTGTACCGCGACGCGGTGTTGTCATGCAGAATGCCCTTCTGCACGCTCTTGTCGAGCGCCGAGGTGGTCAGCCGCAGCTGCTCCTGCGCGGCGGTGTGGTCGCCCTTCGCGATCGCCTCGCGCAAGCTGCGCAGGCTGCCACGGACGCGGCTCCGGTTGGCACGGTTCACGGCTGTTTTCTTTTCGGTCTGACGGGCGCGCTTGAGCGAAGATACATGGTTCGCCATCTTGATAAATCCTTATCTAACCCGGTAAAGGGTGCTGGAAATGGAATGCGCGCAGATAGACATCTTCTTTCATGCCGCGCAAACCTTAAGTTTATTGGAATTTGGGGTCGTGGTCAATCCAGGATGGCGCTCTCTCAAGGTGCTAGTTCATAAGAGTAGGCGAACTCGCTGTTCTCCCTTAGGTGTGCAGAAGGAACTAACTTCATGCGGCGGGTTGATGAAGCCTGAAATCTATCTTTCCGATACACTTGACTTTCCGCTTCCTATTCACACACTGATATCGGATCGAGGCCAATGTTCATGCTGTTGACGAGGCGCGTTGTATCTGCTGTAACTGTGTCGTTTCTTGCGGCGGCTGCTTTTGCCCAGACTGCCTCGCCTTCGTCGCCTAAAGATATGGTGATTTCGAACGCGACAGTGATGACTGTGACCCACGGTACCCTCGAACATGCCAGCGTGTGGATCCATGACGGCAAGATCGCCGGAGTCGGCGCCAGCGTTGCCGCTCCAGCCGACGCCGTCAAAGTCGATGCGAGCGGCAAATTTCTGACCCCGGGAATTATCGATCCGCACTCCCACTCCGCGCTCGATAGCGATGTCAACGAGGCCACCAGCCCGGTCACGCCCAGCATGATGATGATCGATGCATTCGATAACCGGGACAAGGCCCTCTACCAGGCCCTGGCTGGCGGCGTCACTACAGAGCTGCTCCTGCATGGATCGGCAAACATGATCGGCGGGCAGGCGGTGGTTATCAAGAACAAGTTTGGGCTCTCCCGCGATGCCATGATTTTTCCCAACGCACCGCGCTCTATCAAATTTGCCAGCGGCGAAAATCCCAAGCGGGTTTACGGCAGCCGTAACCAGCTACCATCGACGCGCATGGGGAACTTTGAGGTGATGCGCCAGTCCTTTGAAGACGCCAAGGCCTACATGGCCAAATGGGACGCTTACAACGCGAAGGTTGCCAAGGGGGACAAGGAAGCCGAGAAGCCTGGTGTTGATCTCAAGCTCGAGGCCCTGGCCGATGTCTTGCGCGGTAAGCTCTATGTCCAGATTCATTGCTACCGCGCCGACGAATTCCTCACTGAAGAGGCGATCGCCAAGCAGTATGGTTACAAGATTCGCGCCTTTCACCATGCTTTAGAAATGTACAAGGTCGCCCCGACGATCGCGGCGGACGGCACCGCTATCGCCACCTTCGCGGATTGGTGGGGATACAAGGACGAAGCCTGGGACGCGATTCCGTGGAATGCCGTGATGTCGATGCGGCAAGGTGTGCGGGTGGCTCTGAAGAGCGACTCGAACGACTACATTCGCCGGCTCAACCAGGAGGCCGGCAAGATGGTCCGGTACGGCGGGGCGACGGAGGAAGAAGCGCTCAAGATGGTCACACTCAATGCGGCGTGGATCATCGGTGTCGACGACCGCGTGGGCTCGATTGATGTCGGAAAAGACGCCGACCTTGTGGTCTGGAACATGGATCCGCTCTCCATTTATGCACGCACCGAGAAGGTCTACATCGATGGCGATCTGTTTTTCGACAGCAGCCTGCCCGGCTTCGGCACCACTCATTTCAATGGGGTGATGCACGACTCCGGCGGCTTCGGCGGCGACGATGAGGATGAGGTCTCGAGCAGCAAACAAGGCAATTGATGCAGTTGATGGAGAGGAGAGGTCATGAAGGGATACATCGTCTTCAACAAGGAAAAGACGCTGGACGCCGCCGAGATGGCAGCCTATACGGACAAGGTCGCCTCGACCTTCGTAGGCCATGACATTAAGGTGCTTGCCGCCTACGGCAAACACGAGGTGCTTGAGGGCGAGCCGACTGAAGGCGTGGTGATTGCGGAATTTCCAACCGTCGAGGCGGCGAAGGCCTGGTACGAGAGTCAGGAGTACCGCGAGGTCCGCAAGCATCGGCACAATGGCGCAATCTATCGTGCCATCCTGGTCGAAGGGGTTTGATTTCGAGTTGTCTTCCTAGAATGAAGGGGCTGGTAACTTCGCCGAAAGGGTTTTGAAATGGCGTTTCACGACAACTTCGTTCCTGGCTATTTTGGCGCAAAGCTAGCGGGAATGGGTATTGCGTTCTCTGCACTCGTCGCTTTCGGGCAAGCGGTCGCGCCCACCGACCTCGGCACTCCCGCTCCTATCGTTGCCATCACTGGCGGCAAACTTCTTACGATCAGCCATGGCGTCATCGAAAACGGGACTGTCGTTCTCTCCGGCGGAAAGATCGCTGCTGTCGGCGCCGCTTCAACGGTGAGCATTCCTTCCGGCGCACAGATTGTCGATGCTAAGGGGATGACGGTCTATCCCGGATTGATCGACTCCGAAACGAATCTTGGCCTGTCTGAAATCGAAGCCGACGAGGCCAGCAACGATCTGGTCGAGACCAGCGAAGAGATCTTCCCAAACATGCATGTCTCCGACGCCTTTCATGCCGAGACCGAGCGCATCCCTGTCGACCGGATCAACGGCATCACGAACGCCATCGTCGCTCCCGCTTCAGACGATACGCTTCCTGGCCAGGACATCTTCATTCAGCTAGCGGGTCGTGATCGCGATCAGATGATACTCGCCAAGGATGTCGCGCTTGCCATGAATTTTTCCGGCGAGCAGCGCCGCCGCGGCAAGGATCGCAAATTCCCCAGCACCCGCATGGGTCTGGCCACACAGCTCCGGCAGACGTTCATCGACGCCCAGGCCTACGCCGCCAGTAAGAGTGAATATCAGGCCAAGCTCGAGAAATGGCAAAAAGGCGAGAAGAAGGACTACGCGCCCACACCGCCCAAGATGGACCTCAAGTCGGAAGCGCTGCTTCCTTATCTACGCGGCGAACGACCGGTCGTCCTCGGCGCGTATGAAAGCTACGAAATTGAAGTTGCGATGCAGATCGCACAAGAGTTCCACCTGAAGGTCGTTCTCAATCACGTTACGCATGGGCAGGAGATTCTCGACAAAATAGCAGCCTATAAGGTGCCGGTGATCGTCGGACCGATCTACGACTTCCCCTCCGCCAACGAACGCTACGACTCCGTCTACACGCTGCCTGCCGAATTGTACAAACGGGGCGTGAAGATCGCCTTCTCCTCCGCGGGCAGCGCGAACAGCGGGAGCCCGGGCGGCTTCGAACGCAACCTTCCCTACGCGGCCGGCTATGCTGTCGCCTACGGCTTGCCCTACGACGAAGCGCTGAAGGCCATTACGTTAAATCCAGCCGAAATCTGGGGCGTCGCCGACAAGCTCGGCTCGCTCGATGTGGGCAAGACGGCCAACATTGTGATCGCCAACGGAGACCCGCTCGACGTCCGCACCGATGTCAAGCAAATCTATATCGAGGGCCATGCGATTCCGATGCAGTCGCGACAGACCAAGCTAAGGGACGAATACAGTAAGTAGCAGCCCTGCCCAAGCGACGAGAACTCTACGAGTGACCGGCCAGCGCCTTTCGCTCGATGCTGGCCGCGAAAAGAGGCGTCTCGCGGCGGTTGTGATCTCCACCATCGCGCTGCCTGCCTGCGGCTGCTTCCTCAAAGCTTATCTTGTGGCTGGCGATGAACTCCATGAATTCCGCTGTCGGGTGTGCCTGCACGCTGTTCGTATATTCGCAGGTGAGGTCATCGATACGCTTAGCGCTGAGGGTCCAGATCACCTGCACACGTGTACGGCCGTTGGGAGTGAAGGCATCGGAGACAGAGACCATGCGGCACAGCGCCGGTGTCGCCACCTCCGCCACATAGTGCTGGATCATCAGAGTCTTCCCAATCATCTCGACGTTGATCGACATGGGGGTGCCGTCGTCAGTTGATGTGGTGCCGCAGGAGATGTGATCGGGCGGGCAGCAGCGTTGGTACTCCGCCTCGGGCAATTTGAATAGCCATGCGGCGATGTCGATCTTCTCGATTGGCGCTTGGATGATATGGCTGTATGCGGAGTTGGATAACTCCCTATCACTCAGAATGGTGTCACTCATGGCGGTTCCCTCTTATCGCGGCTGTTTAGCAGGCCGACCAGGTTTTTTGCAATGGCAATGAACGATTCGTCGTTTGCCATGGTAAGACGCTTGAATGCTCGGTTTTGTTGGCCTTCGGACGCCGCCTTTACTTGCCTGACTTGTGCAATGCACAGGTTCGGCAGGACAAGGCGGGGCTTGCCCGGCAATCGTCAACGTCTTCCGCCGGAGATTACAATTGCAGGCGATACTCGAAAAGGACCGAATCCATGGGTGCCAAGCTGTTGAATGAGAAACACTCCTCTCGCGAGACGTTTCTCGATGGAATCGCTTCAGTTTTTAGCGTCCTCGCAGTAGGACTATTCGCCCTTACCTTTATCTTTCAGAATTTCATGATCCCATCATCGTCCATGGCAAGTACGCTGCTCGCCGGCGACCATGTAGTTGTCGAACGCGAGGCCTTGGCTCCGCCTTCCACCTGGGCCAGCTTCTTGCCCTATCGCGAGGTCCGCCGTGGAGATGTCGTGGTCTTTTACAAACCTACGGAAGAGACGAATGGCGAACATATCTTCTTAGTGAAACGTGTCATTGGAGTTCCTGGCGACCGCCTTCATCTCCGAAATGGCACCGTTTACCTGAACGGAGTTGCCCAGACAGAGCCTCAAGCTGCCAAGCCGACTTTTGCCAACTACGATCCCTACATCAACGACTTCCCCGCGGTCGCTCCTTCAACCGAGCCAGGAGTCACAGCCGTCTGGTCGCTGATGCTGCCCACATACATTGAAGATGGTGATGTGGTTGTCCCTCCGGGAAAGTATTTTGTCATGGGGGACAATCGGACGAAGAGCATGGACAGCCGCTACTGGGGGTTTGTCCCGCGAGAGAACATCATCGGGCATCCACTTTTCGTCTACTGGTCGATTGTTATTCCGGAATCTGGAACGGAAGAAGTGCCGCTCTCGCAGCGAGCAGGAGCGAGTCTTCATGAGTTAATTCACTTCTTCGATGAGACTCGGTGGACCCGAACGTTCCACGTAATCAAGTGAGGTGCGGATTCCTTATCAGGGGGGCGGCAAGAGTAAGATTGCCCTGGTGCGCTCTGTCAGGGCGGCTAACTCATTGGCCTCCAATGACTTGCTGGTGGCGCTAGCTTCTTAGCTGTGCTGAATCGGGCGTAATTGTATAGCGCTTCTGGATCTATCCCTTCGATCTTCCGGACAATCCTTGTTTTCTTGTGTTAAAAATTGTTGGTGGTAATTTCCCGGGTGTGTTGAGAATTTCGAGAGGCTGTCGATCTTCTCGCTCCTGCGGTATCATTCGCGGGCAGAATTTTTCTCACTAGGGGTTGTTCCCTGTAAGACTCTTATCTGAATTCTTTGTAGAGTGAATGCACTCGAAGGATGTGACTTTGACCTTAGTGAATCGGGCTTGTCCGAAATGCAGCTTCGCCGAGCCTAGCAGATTACCCCGGGAAAGCTGGATTGCGCGCCGGATCATGCCCCATTTTGGATGCTACCCCTGGGAGTGTCCACTTTGCAGGGTGAAGTTCTATCGCAGAAACCGTTTGGAATCGGGACAAAGGCTTACACCAAGCGGCGTGAGCTATCGTTCCAGCGGATTGAGCTAATCACCCGAATCACCGGCCTGCGCGGAGTCGGCAAGTAGATCCCGGACAACCCAACGGTACGACGCTGAGTCTCGCAGTCAGTACGACGAGTGTAGCCCAGAAAACGTCTGCGCCCAGCAGATGCAGGATTTGCATCCACGTCGGTGCCCGAAGCAGCACATCGAGCCCGCCCAAGGCGAATTGAAAGAGCAGCAAGCCGATGACCGTGTTGGCAAGTTGCCGATTTGTAGCCGAGCCTCGGGCGCTGCTTGCCCAGATAAGTCCCAGGACAAAGATGCCGGCCAGCAGGCTGGCGGCAGGATGCATCCAGCGTAGGCGCAGGATCCAGGGGCTGGACTGCGCAAAGTCCTGAGCGAATGTGGCATTCGGGAAGAGCGTATCGCCGAGCGCAGCCAGCGAGCCGGTCACACCCACGGCAATCGTGGATCCCAGACCGATGAGGGTCAAGCCAAAGTAGCGATATTCCACGCTACCGTCCATGAATCCGGAGTCGCGGCTGAGGAAATGGGCGGTCAGCGTCAGCGCGCCGAGCAGCAGGAGGGTGTTCGCCAGGTGAATCGGGAGCACGATGAACCGGCCGAGCGACTGGTTGTTGACCACGTACCCGAGCTTGACGAGCAAGGCTCCCAGAAAGGCCTCGTTGAGCAAGAGCAAGGTTGAGGCAACGGCAGTAATACGGGCCAGATGCCGACCCTTGGTCGCACGAAAAGTCCAGATCAAAAGAGCGAGGATCGTAAATGTCGCCCCTCCGGTCATCGCCCGATGGGTAAATTCAATCATCGTCGCGATGCGCGGCGAGGTGGGGAAGACTTCTCCATTGCAGAGCGGCCAGTGGTTGCCGCAACCCGCTCCGGAGCCGGTGGCGCGGACAATGGCGCCCCACAGGACTACAGTGATGTTCCACCCGAGTACGAACCAGGCATATTTCCGTAGCGAAGGAGCAATCCCGTCAGAAATTGGAGCCGCCAGCGGTTCCAGGAACCGGGGCGCGGGGACGGATTGACTTGCGATTGAACTTTGCATCGCAGATTTTGCTACACAGTTATTGTACGGCCTTGGAGTCTAATCCAAGAAGGCGTGGGGAATGCAGAGTGTCCTAAGAAGGCACAGCAACTGCTTTGCTCTAGA includes these proteins:
- the rpsT gene encoding 30S ribosomal protein S20, whose protein sequence is MANHVSSLKRARQTEKKTAVNRANRSRVRGSLRSLREAIAKGDHTAAQEQLRLTTSALDKSVQKGILHDNTASRYKSRLNARVKALLVKAA
- a CDS encoding DNA alkylation repair protein; translated protein: MPATAKSEAKPQTRLALLRELEAVADERKAQSHAWFFKTGKGEYGEGDIFLGITVPIARKIALRYTHLPLAEIEKLLASPIHEHRFAALEILVVQYERGDEMLRQQIYDFYLQNTRRANNWDLVDTSAPYIVGEHLRTRPRAVLDRLAASSMLWERRIAMVATLGLVRHGEIKDSFRIAKRLFNDKEPLIHKATGWILREAGKVSREELIQFLEKYAAKMPRTTLRYAIERFSPEERKQWLKR
- a CDS encoding Ig-like domain-containing protein, yielding MSAVIKLMTGFCWLSVILPLVAVGQTAKTEKTPSRIELSVSTLEGASRTQATFSVQAAAGADGAPLPSGSVSFMDGDRSLGSAVLDSEGKATYSVDALPLGEQKITAVYEGDDSHSASSSAPSTVNSLASGVPGFTLSASASSLKTPAGVPVSTVITATPENGFAQAVSLSCSGVPYASVTCVFTPAQVTPGIPSAAAPNGVPALSTLSLQSIAPSGALLKDPASWRNDRTTYAVVVPGILALVGLGLARKRGLPGRINSSLKMLGLLALLLSGGLGLGACSQRYSYFHRPPSANPGTPVGVYTVTVSGITGTGSTLSTGSVKLTLDITAN
- a CDS encoding multicopper oxidase domain-containing protein gives rise to the protein MRFLSASAQRSVFCQLALPLLVLTPASIALAQLPGGMHAMAAPALAQESYSSFASATPAADPADSVCARQPVGSVISSPSQLTSTNGVLETTFSFKRVVDQAGLTRYCYISNTGVQAPTLRVNPGDQLIIHFVNDIPASAAVKAQAMPGMVMKGDAAAAASSDCSATSVGATSTNMHFHGLNVSPACHQDEVIHTIIQPGASFDYTVQIPANEPSGMYWYHPHPHGFSQSQVLGGATGIIIVEGIQNFNSAVAGLPERILVIRDQALTSAEQKISGAQPGDDLSLNYVPVNYPKYTPGVIQTPPATKEFWRVANTSANSLINLEVNIGATHPTLQIVATDGVPVTDGSGNPTTLSAQNVVLPPGARVEFILVTPNAGQGAQLIAQTWNNGPQGDADPGRPLANIVASASTSDGGLPRTSGTPVTIPAVNHSLPPLRFKALDSAAATVQRNLYFSIKSDFSQFYITVAGQTPAPFSMDGPPNITVHAGTVEQWTISNHSLMDHAFHIHQIHFRTLAINGSPVTDYTERDTINVPHWSGSGAYPSVTLLMDFSDPDIVGTFVYHCHILSHEDLGMMGSIQVLPSTSPAPTLTSISRKYGAYGAVVTVNGTNLGATQGNSTLTFNGVPASSTSFYTMTWSNTSITTTVPARATTGDVVVTVAGNTSNGFGFVVYPDPVITRISPTSGPAGTVVTVTGTALMDPQGQGLVTLNNVTVPFTGTQSNTALRVIIPKGATSGELRVHASGAGDSNAASTFTVN
- the dnaN gene encoding DNA polymerase III subunit beta, coding for MPGLELEQEKPLVASGAMEISVSRAELLRELTATQSVVERKTTIPILSNFLIEAADDRLTITATDLDQSIKTSCAAKVKKPGACTIPARKLYDYIKLLGDGDISIKLMDNHWVQIRSGRSNTKMVGMARANFPQVPAFPEAGVTKIPSASLKNMIGKTIFAISNEESRYTLNGALLILKAESLAMVATDGHRLAHVEKTGESLANISGEKRTLIPRKALSELQSLLSNSDAEFVDFSDDDHTLFFKVGHRTLTSRKLTGQFPNYEAVLPRDNNKFVVVRSEDLMASIQRVAQFADERSGAVKMRLEQNELKISSSSTDSGESEDTIETPYNFDAIVVGFNSSYLIDFLRAVGNAGEVRLEFKDAQSAGQVRPEDADDEYRYRYIIMPMRI
- a CDS encoding DUF1330 domain-containing protein yields the protein MKGYIVFNKEKTLDAAEMAAYTDKVASTFVGHDIKVLAAYGKHEVLEGEPTEGVVIAEFPTVEAAKAWYESQEYREVRKHRHNGAIYRAILVEGV
- a CDS encoding amidohydrolase, which encodes MLLTRRVVSAVTVSFLAAAAFAQTASPSSPKDMVISNATVMTVTHGTLEHASVWIHDGKIAGVGASVAAPADAVKVDASGKFLTPGIIDPHSHSALDSDVNEATSPVTPSMMMIDAFDNRDKALYQALAGGVTTELLLHGSANMIGGQAVVIKNKFGLSRDAMIFPNAPRSIKFASGENPKRVYGSRNQLPSTRMGNFEVMRQSFEDAKAYMAKWDAYNAKVAKGDKEAEKPGVDLKLEALADVLRGKLYVQIHCYRADEFLTEEAIAKQYGYKIRAFHHALEMYKVAPTIAADGTAIATFADWWGYKDEAWDAIPWNAVMSMRQGVRVALKSDSNDYIRRLNQEAGKMVRYGGATEEEALKMVTLNAAWIIGVDDRVGSIDVGKDADLVVWNMDPLSIYARTEKVYIDGDLFFDSSLPGFGTTHFNGVMHDSGGFGGDDEDEVSSSKQGN